Proteins encoded in a region of the Stieleria neptunia genome:
- a CDS encoding STAS domain-containing protein, producing the protein MTENENPFVQASFDGTSLVLDIQTDQIRDSETASTISREMIALAKENQAKRLVIDMSQVRFMGSVGFLALMGLRRHLDEPVIILCGLSEHLKDILEACKLISRDPKEEAMFTMAETVENAKGLT; encoded by the coding sequence ATGACCGAAAATGAAAATCCATTCGTGCAGGCATCGTTTGATGGAACGAGCCTCGTGCTTGACATTCAGACCGATCAAATCCGAGATTCCGAAACCGCCTCCACGATCAGCCGCGAGATGATCGCATTGGCGAAAGAGAATCAAGCGAAACGCTTGGTGATCGACATGAGCCAGGTTCGATTCATGGGAAGCGTCGGGTTTCTGGCTCTGATGGGCTTGCGACGACATCTCGACGAGCCCGTCATCATCTTGTGCGGCTTGAGCGAGCATCTGAAAGACATCCTCGAAGCCTGTAAGTTGATTTCGCGAGACCCCAAGGAAGAGGCGATGTTTACCATGGCGGAGACGGTCGAAAACGCCAAAGGGTTGACCTGA
- a CDS encoding DUF6655 family protein, which yields MNTFTTRNLALNCGFVTLVTLAVGCATTSTSNTARTGTEQLLISAAIDRAMSNVTFDDFKGYRVYVDEKYLDSVDKGYLVGSLRHRILQAGGSLAPAADQADLVLEARSGGVGTDTQESFLGIPSLGMPGLPIELPEIKLASRSTQMGTAKLGLVCYDAKTGRALGNGGESTALTHNNDTYVMGIGPFRSGTVLKQREQSVGFNGVGGSFMSNPIHVARRQPVRMLDNLGGDGYESAIAELPTTQRR from the coding sequence ATGAACACTTTCACGACACGAAACCTGGCCCTGAATTGTGGTTTCGTCACCCTCGTCACGCTGGCAGTCGGCTGTGCGACGACCAGCACCAGCAACACGGCTCGAACGGGGACCGAGCAACTGCTGATCTCCGCCGCCATCGATCGGGCGATGTCGAACGTCACGTTCGATGACTTCAAAGGCTACCGTGTCTATGTGGATGAGAAGTATCTCGATTCAGTGGACAAGGGATACTTAGTCGGTTCGTTGCGTCACCGCATCTTGCAGGCAGGCGGTTCGCTCGCACCGGCAGCCGACCAAGCCGATCTGGTCTTGGAAGCTCGCAGCGGCGGAGTCGGCACGGACACGCAAGAGAGCTTTCTCGGAATTCCGTCGCTGGGCATGCCGGGGTTGCCGATCGAATTGCCCGAAATCAAACTCGCTTCGCGAAGCACACAGATGGGAACGGCCAAATTGGGCTTGGTTTGCTACGACGCCAAAACCGGACGCGCGCTCGGCAACGGTGGCGAGTCCACAGCACTGACGCACAACAACGACACCTACGTGATGGGGATCGGACCGTTTCGAAGCGGAACCGTGCTCAAGCAGCGTGAGCAGTCGGTCGGATTCAATGGAGTCGGCGGCAGTTTTATGAGCAATCCGATCCACGTCGCTCGGCGGCAACCGGTTCGTATGCTCGACAACCTCGGCGGTGACGGCTACGAATCGGCGATCGCTGAACTGCCGACGACGCAGAGACGCTAG
- a CDS encoding TIGR04053 family radical SAM/SPASM domain-containing protein → MPHPHADYGPVDFGIAPLMFYYEVTQACDLACQHCRASAQPAAAPGQLTPVQSRALLDQVATFPRPPVVVFTGGDPLKRPDLLDLIRHARDKGLQIALTPSATPLATREALQQARDAGVSVLGISLDGSDAETHDAFRGWEGSFERTLRMLADARQLELPVQVNTTVTRRNVHQIDAMAELFADQQIMMWSVFFLVPVGRGTMEERISAAEYEQVFEKLWTQSQRRPYGIKTTEAPHYRRFVMERGGDPLASSQPGRRRRAPLGVGDGKGIMFVSHTGQIYPAGFLPLECGRFPEDSVVEIYQNHPTFRSLRDPQQFSGKCGVCEYRDPCGGSRSRAYAVFGDPLASEPDCVYTPIGTDAVANLS, encoded by the coding sequence ATGCCCCATCCACATGCAGACTACGGACCCGTCGATTTCGGCATTGCTCCACTGATGTTCTATTATGAAGTGACGCAGGCCTGCGATTTGGCTTGCCAGCATTGCCGCGCCTCCGCACAACCGGCTGCCGCCCCCGGGCAGCTCACGCCCGTCCAATCGCGGGCCCTTCTCGACCAGGTCGCCACCTTTCCGCGACCGCCCGTCGTCGTGTTCACCGGTGGCGATCCGCTCAAACGCCCCGATCTGTTGGATTTGATTCGCCACGCCCGTGACAAGGGATTGCAAATCGCCCTGACCCCGTCGGCGACACCACTGGCCACGCGTGAAGCCCTGCAGCAGGCCCGCGATGCCGGCGTCAGTGTGCTGGGCATCAGTCTGGACGGCAGCGACGCCGAGACCCACGATGCGTTTCGCGGTTGGGAAGGCAGCTTTGAGCGGACGCTGCGGATGTTGGCCGATGCGCGTCAGTTGGAACTCCCCGTTCAAGTCAACACGACCGTCACCCGCCGCAACGTGCACCAGATCGATGCCATGGCGGAGCTTTTCGCCGATCAACAGATCATGATGTGGTCGGTCTTTTTCCTGGTGCCGGTGGGACGCGGGACGATGGAGGAGCGGATTTCGGCGGCCGAGTACGAGCAGGTCTTCGAAAAACTGTGGACGCAATCGCAACGGCGTCCCTATGGGATCAAGACAACCGAAGCACCCCACTATCGACGCTTTGTGATGGAACGGGGAGGCGACCCGCTGGCCTCGTCTCAACCGGGGCGGCGACGGCGTGCGCCGTTAGGCGTCGGCGACGGCAAGGGCATCATGTTTGTCAGTCACACCGGACAAATCTATCCGGCCGGTTTCCTGCCGCTGGAGTGCGGACGGTTTCCCGAAGACAGTGTTGTCGAGATCTATCAAAACCATCCGACGTTTCGTTCGCTGCGTGACCCGCAACAATTCAGCGGCAAGTGCGGCGTGTGCGAGTATCGAGATCCTTGCGGCGGCAGCCGTTCGCGCGCCTACGCCGTCTTCGGCGACCCGCTGGCCAGCGAACCGGATTGCGTCTACACGCCGATTGGAACAGACGCCGTGGCGAACCTTTCATGA
- a CDS encoding sulfotransferase domain-containing protein, whose amino-acid sequence MMMAKRGVHSAIASNCDRSSGFPKSSVYLGAVSDSLMQSISAESRMDPSSTDSPVSFPDRLFPIDETLPDDVFIAGYPKSGNTLLQHIIAHLVYGLNENVGRTLVQLLVPDVHANTHYFRHRDRCFLKTHEPPKAQHRNVIYVMRDGREAMLSYYHMLKNMGQDISHESVFSGKLQIQGGQWHEHVAAWESNPFGANILWIRYEELKSDKLTQLKRICEFLDLKRSDQQIQEVVRLTSLDHMKAVEQRSDWRRANEGVFTKPACFVRQGKTDSFRKEVDPQILSRFEARSEDVLQRYYPDAA is encoded by the coding sequence ATGATGATGGCAAAACGTGGGGTGCACTCCGCGATAGCTAGCAATTGCGATCGCTCTTCCGGATTTCCGAAAAGTTCCGTATACCTCGGCGCTGTTTCTGACAGTCTCATGCAATCAATTTCAGCGGAATCCAGGATGGATCCATCTTCCACGGACTCACCCGTCTCGTTTCCCGATCGTCTTTTCCCGATTGACGAAACGTTACCCGACGATGTTTTCATTGCCGGATACCCCAAATCTGGAAACACGCTTCTTCAGCACATCATTGCCCACTTGGTCTATGGGCTTAACGAGAACGTCGGTCGTACTCTTGTTCAGCTATTGGTGCCGGATGTCCATGCCAACACGCATTATTTCCGGCATCGAGATCGTTGCTTCCTGAAAACCCACGAACCTCCGAAAGCCCAGCATCGCAATGTCATCTACGTCATGCGCGATGGACGTGAGGCGATGTTGTCCTATTACCACATGCTGAAAAATATGGGACAGGACATTTCACATGAATCCGTGTTTTCTGGAAAGCTACAAATTCAGGGTGGGCAATGGCATGAACACGTCGCCGCCTGGGAATCGAACCCTTTTGGTGCCAACATTCTATGGATTCGCTACGAAGAACTCAAAAGCGACAAACTAACGCAATTGAAACGCATCTGTGAGTTTCTTGATCTCAAACGGAGCGATCAACAGATCCAGGAGGTGGTCCGACTGACATCGTTGGACCACATGAAAGCCGTCGAACAACGAAGTGATTGGAGACGAGCCAACGAGGGCGTCTTTACCAAACCCGCCTGTTTCGTACGCCAAGGCAAAACGGATTCCTTTCGCAAAGAGGTCGACCCTCAAATTTTGTCTCGTTTTGAAGCCCGCAGTGAAGACGTTCTTCAGCGGTACTATCCCGATGCCGCATAG
- a CDS encoding OmpH family outer membrane protein encodes MFQSQISPGGSMEVERCSGQRSATRRAFGRAALACAVLAVGSVAISPASAQQTASAQQTASAQQVSPMDQPGHRIAVIDVSHVFKNLPSIQAQVRKVKAELAKHEAEVKQKRDALNQAAIRLKSMTPGTAAYNRQEELVAEMDSKLRLDMRRRHSAMSEAEAKIYYDGYQRLQAAVKAVAVHNNINVVLRLGGDDVDPQQNDSVIRHVMRNVVYHDAGINITDTVMRYLQQQTETSQAATGSGAASGTRR; translated from the coding sequence ATGTTTCAATCTCAGATCTCCCCCGGTGGTTCAATGGAAGTCGAACGATGTTCGGGGCAACGGAGTGCAACGCGGCGAGCGTTCGGCAGAGCCGCCCTGGCGTGTGCCGTGCTCGCCGTTGGTTCCGTGGCGATATCGCCTGCCTCGGCCCAACAGACTGCCTCGGCCCAACAGACCGCCTCGGCCCAACAAGTCTCGCCAATGGATCAACCCGGTCACCGGATTGCGGTGATCGACGTTAGCCATGTGTTTAAAAATCTACCTTCGATCCAGGCCCAAGTCCGCAAGGTCAAAGCCGAGCTGGCAAAGCACGAGGCGGAGGTGAAACAGAAGCGGGACGCACTGAACCAGGCTGCCATCCGACTGAAATCGATGACGCCCGGAACGGCGGCATACAACCGGCAAGAGGAACTCGTTGCGGAGATGGATTCGAAGTTGCGGTTGGACATGAGACGCCGACACAGCGCGATGAGTGAAGCCGAGGCGAAAATCTATTACGACGGCTATCAGAGACTGCAGGCTGCGGTGAAGGCCGTTGCCGTCCACAACAACATCAACGTGGTGTTGCGTTTGGGCGGCGACGACGTCGATCCGCAGCAAAACGATTCGGTGATTCGGCACGTCATGAGGAACGTCGTCTATCACGACGCCGGCATCAACATCACCGACACCGTGATGCGGTATCTGCAACAACAGACCGAAACGTCTCAGGCTGCAACGGGATCGGGGGCCGCGTCGGGCACCCGACGTTGA
- the hemG gene encoding protoporphyrinogen oxidase: MNPNQQRVAIVGGGISGLAAAHQLSRSDASLEIIVFEASDRLGGVLQTEHTDGFCIELGPDSVLSRMPWAMNLFRDLGIADQLISTNRSHHGVDVVCRGRLERLPDGLAVMAPQRIWPMVTTPILSWRGKLRLAAERFLPRRRSTDDESLAAFACRRLGRDAFERLVQPLAGGIYMGDPEQLSINATFPQFVEMESKYGSLIKAARAGAKTQRAGAPGAKHQRPGAGGPEYSLFVAPRRGLGSAIEALAAGLENSRICTDHQVLSLSRDHDGWVLQVKPAGNAETRQEAFSAVILAVPAHHAGSMLQSADDELAQALSEIPYAGCVVVNLAYDRDAFPCELDNFGFLVPHVEQRPVLACTFSSVKYAGRAPDGKVLLRAFLGGACREEVMQWSDETIVKTVQDELGRLIHVSKPPLFSRIKRWHRAMPQCVLGHAQRVERIEQLAAKHPRLELAGNAYHGVGIPHCIRSGQQAADRVLNSLQAS; encoded by the coding sequence ATGAACCCGAACCAACAACGCGTCGCCATTGTCGGTGGGGGAATCAGCGGTCTGGCCGCCGCTCACCAGTTGAGCCGATCGGACGCATCCCTTGAGATCATCGTGTTTGAAGCGAGCGATCGGCTGGGCGGCGTCCTGCAAACCGAACACACCGACGGTTTTTGCATCGAACTCGGTCCCGATAGCGTGCTCAGCCGAATGCCATGGGCGATGAACCTGTTTCGCGATCTGGGGATTGCGGACCAGTTGATCAGTACCAATCGATCGCACCATGGGGTCGACGTGGTCTGTCGCGGGCGGTTGGAACGGTTGCCCGATGGCTTGGCCGTGATGGCGCCGCAGCGAATCTGGCCGATGGTGACGACGCCGATTCTCAGCTGGCGCGGCAAACTCCGGCTCGCCGCCGAGCGTTTTCTTCCCAGACGCCGTTCGACCGACGATGAAAGTCTGGCCGCGTTCGCCTGCCGCCGACTCGGTCGCGACGCATTTGAGCGTCTCGTGCAACCGCTCGCCGGCGGGATCTACATGGGCGACCCGGAACAGCTCAGCATCAACGCGACCTTTCCCCAGTTCGTGGAGATGGAATCCAAGTACGGCAGTCTGATCAAAGCAGCCAGGGCCGGCGCCAAGACGCAACGGGCGGGAGCACCGGGCGCCAAGCACCAACGGCCGGGCGCGGGCGGCCCCGAGTACAGTTTGTTCGTCGCGCCGCGGCGTGGCTTGGGCAGCGCGATCGAGGCGTTGGCCGCCGGCTTGGAGAACAGTCGCATTTGCACCGACCATCAAGTGTTGTCGCTGTCACGCGATCACGACGGTTGGGTGCTGCAAGTCAAACCCGCCGGGAACGCCGAAACCCGGCAGGAAGCGTTTTCAGCGGTGATCCTGGCCGTGCCGGCGCATCACGCCGGTTCGATGCTGCAATCTGCCGACGATGAACTTGCGCAGGCGTTGAGCGAGATTCCCTACGCGGGATGTGTCGTGGTCAATCTGGCCTACGATCGAGACGCGTTTCCTTGCGAGCTGGATAATTTTGGCTTCCTCGTGCCGCACGTCGAACAACGGCCCGTGCTGGCCTGCACGTTCAGCAGCGTGAAGTATGCCGGTCGGGCACCGGATGGAAAAGTCTTGTTGCGAGCGTTCCTCGGCGGGGCCTGCCGCGAGGAAGTGATGCAGTGGTCCGACGAGACGATTGTAAAGACCGTTCAAGATGAGTTGGGGCGATTGATACACGTCAGCAAGCCACCGTTGTTTTCGCGAATCAAGCGTTGGCATCGTGCGATGCCGCAATGCGTGCTCGGGCATGCGCAACGCGTCGAACGCATCGAACAGCTTGCCGCAAAACACCCGCGTTTGGAACTGGCCGGAAATGCCTATCACGGCGTCGGCATTCCGCATTGCATTCGCAGCGGACAGCAAGCGGCCGATCGGGTGTTGAACAGCTTGCAAGCGAGCTGA
- a CDS encoding patatin-like phospholipase family protein, with amino-acid sequence MSNEAGQTRDGESGFRRLRDAIGDNLFLIIASCVSVFMLFFVPQVTNLIRPTPSWNLWTFWFLLLLAGLAYIYATTLVRFIWPDAQFFKLFKPADFVNGWLLWIARKLSRLARGSFGYAVPFVLLLIGLGLLFSVGIDLNTPYVLFGGFVKTVGLWLVFVSIWLIVGKFLGADRMLVGKTLSRRMQRASSLTAEPDIQPRSAWQACGEVLSWLAVMGTILETLWVTASYEVPGASYRLYSIAALIHVAILWIVIAWLVDFLQKTTPLPARFLTVALIVVMLIYGSFGTISDHEDGSQQVSAEKSPPPADFLAVLDERIRTTPEGPVVMVAASGGGSRAALFTSLVLQMLATEPMADFPEARRVELTDSVDQGTWGDHIVLISCVSGGSLASARYVWNNGFPADDTLPDLRYSVRDDLLDLTRRKLAQWADSAASQAAEAKSKTNETSEILLARVLEEEQKRLQEVANQVDRLRETADWESLENDQDTATVTQAFSSRMADDMSMDFMAPILRGFITPLATRGQGLYHFWRHRFGWGAVHQRGSHQVATDVASSDPPNTASDPRRPLPSVLFNTSDADGGRRVIVGFPRLTRGSLVGSPHADTSGAGRDAEYAPLPLCDFAADPVPNLSLTRAVRLSSNFPFGFSVPMLSESSVPALKIHKKAPPIRGQSQRKTLRLLDGGVVDNTGIDSLHAVIQSLEKKAAADPRGRESVVLDRLRRRGVVFIEIDSGAKPSGSRGGPLASATRPLSALNNAVYTNALRTSDQQQMDIERSLSDSLESRMVATIERDPQTLRADPIRFDFTKEELVAATTAVFQPRQFGEQPLSVVRFRFTCNHLRDTRSDVMTALALGPDDKSTVIAMYLSEVFRWRKELDAILDEYRDSIGIKGLNGFSNDDIAGLTGRLLRRAKRELQQADLKVRLLQDSWNQIDDIDEQTKIARLSETLVRPVTLLLAVREIARSSSMAVDGKDEQFAKLTEIIDGILDDEESGIGNLVATQRALPDRIDIVKMNAAQYIPEESAMVYAKLNEAIQQADSTESPKLWQQQMQLDQQRDQMLQFEQLKQDRSRARAEFFNAIKN; translated from the coding sequence TCCTGTTGTTACTGGCTGGGTTGGCCTACATCTATGCCACAACACTGGTGCGATTCATCTGGCCGGACGCGCAGTTTTTTAAACTGTTCAAACCGGCTGACTTCGTCAACGGCTGGTTGCTGTGGATCGCCCGGAAACTGTCGCGATTGGCCCGGGGATCCTTCGGCTATGCCGTCCCATTTGTCCTGTTGCTGATCGGACTGGGGTTGTTGTTCTCGGTCGGCATTGATTTGAACACGCCGTACGTGTTGTTCGGCGGGTTCGTCAAAACCGTGGGGTTGTGGCTGGTTTTCGTCTCCATCTGGTTGATCGTCGGCAAGTTTCTTGGCGCCGATCGGATGTTGGTCGGCAAGACCTTGTCCAGACGAATGCAACGCGCGTCGTCCCTGACAGCGGAACCGGATATTCAACCCCGATCGGCTTGGCAGGCCTGCGGCGAGGTGCTGTCGTGGTTGGCGGTGATGGGCACGATCTTGGAGACGCTTTGGGTCACAGCGAGTTACGAAGTCCCGGGGGCTTCGTATCGTCTCTACAGCATTGCGGCGCTGATTCATGTCGCGATCCTCTGGATCGTCATCGCTTGGCTGGTCGATTTTCTGCAGAAAACCACACCTTTGCCGGCCAGGTTTCTGACCGTCGCGTTGATCGTGGTGATGTTGATCTACGGCAGTTTCGGCACCATTTCCGACCACGAAGACGGCTCACAGCAGGTGTCTGCCGAAAAATCGCCGCCGCCGGCTGATTTCTTGGCCGTCCTGGACGAGCGGATTCGCACGACGCCGGAGGGGCCGGTCGTGATGGTCGCCGCCAGCGGCGGTGGTTCACGGGCGGCGCTGTTCACCTCCCTGGTACTGCAAATGCTCGCCACCGAGCCGATGGCGGATTTTCCGGAGGCGCGGCGGGTGGAACTCACCGACTCGGTCGACCAAGGGACTTGGGGGGATCACATTGTCTTGATCAGTTGCGTGTCCGGCGGCAGCCTCGCCAGCGCGCGATACGTCTGGAACAACGGGTTTCCGGCGGACGACACGTTGCCGGATCTTCGCTACAGCGTTCGCGACGACTTGCTGGATTTGACGCGTCGCAAACTGGCACAATGGGCAGACAGCGCAGCGTCACAGGCCGCAGAAGCCAAGTCCAAAACCAATGAGACGTCCGAAATCTTGCTCGCGAGGGTCTTGGAGGAGGAACAGAAACGGCTGCAGGAAGTGGCCAATCAGGTCGACCGTTTGCGTGAGACGGCCGATTGGGAATCATTGGAGAACGACCAGGACACCGCTACGGTCACGCAAGCGTTTTCATCGCGGATGGCCGACGACATGTCGATGGATTTTATGGCGCCGATCCTGCGCGGTTTCATCACCCCGCTGGCAACGCGAGGCCAGGGGCTGTATCACTTTTGGCGCCATCGATTCGGCTGGGGAGCGGTGCACCAACGGGGATCGCACCAAGTCGCCACAGACGTCGCTTCATCCGATCCGCCGAACACCGCCTCGGATCCGCGGCGCCCGTTGCCTTCGGTGCTGTTCAACACCAGCGACGCCGACGGCGGGCGTCGTGTGATTGTCGGATTCCCCAGGCTTACCCGAGGGTCGTTGGTCGGGTCGCCGCATGCCGATACGTCCGGAGCGGGTCGTGATGCAGAATACGCGCCGTTACCGTTGTGTGATTTCGCCGCGGACCCGGTCCCGAACCTCTCGCTGACACGGGCGGTCCGACTCTCCTCGAATTTCCCATTCGGATTCAGTGTTCCAATGCTGTCCGAATCGTCGGTACCGGCGTTAAAAATCCACAAGAAAGCGCCCCCGATTCGCGGTCAGAGTCAACGCAAGACGCTGCGGCTGCTCGACGGAGGTGTCGTCGACAACACGGGCATCGACTCATTGCATGCCGTCATCCAATCGTTGGAGAAGAAGGCCGCGGCCGATCCGCGCGGGCGAGAATCCGTGGTCCTGGATCGACTTCGCCGGCGTGGCGTCGTCTTCATCGAAATCGACTCGGGGGCCAAGCCGTCGGGTTCGCGTGGCGGACCGCTCGCCTCGGCAACACGTCCGCTGAGCGCACTCAACAACGCCGTGTACACCAACGCGCTGCGCACCAGTGATCAACAGCAAATGGACATCGAACGGTCGTTGTCGGACTCGCTCGAATCCCGCATGGTCGCCACCATTGAACGTGATCCCCAAACGCTGCGGGCCGATCCGATCCGTTTTGATTTCACCAAAGAGGAATTGGTTGCGGCAACCACCGCCGTCTTCCAGCCTCGGCAATTCGGCGAACAGCCGTTATCCGTCGTTCGGTTTCGGTTTACCTGCAACCATCTCCGTGATACACGATCCGATGTCATGACGGCTCTGGCACTCGGGCCGGACGATAAATCCACCGTGATCGCGATGTATCTCTCCGAAGTCTTCCGCTGGCGAAAGGAACTCGATGCGATCCTCGATGAGTACCGTGACAGTATCGGCATCAAGGGACTCAACGGATTCTCCAACGACGACATCGCGGGACTCACCGGACGACTGCTGCGCCGTGCCAAGAGGGAATTGCAGCAAGCGGATTTGAAGGTGCGACTGTTACAGGATTCGTGGAATCAAATCGATGACATTGACGAACAAACGAAGATCGCCCGACTGAGCGAGACGCTTGTCCGCCCCGTCACACTGCTGTTGGCCGTCCGCGAAATCGCCCGGTCCAGTTCGATGGCGGTCGATGGCAAGGATGAACAATTCGCCAAATTGACCGAGATCATCGATGGAATTCTTGACGATGAGGAATCAGGGATCGGCAACCTCGTTGCCACCCAACGCGCGTTGCCCGATCGCATCGACATCGTCAAGATGAACGCCGCACAGTACATTCCGGAAGAGAGCGCGATGGTTTACGCGAAACTCAATGAAGCCATCCAACAGGCCGACAGCACGGAGTCGCCAAAGCTGTGGCAACAGCAAATGCAGCTCGATCAGCAACGCGACCAGATGCTGCAATTCGAACAACTCAAACAAGACCGCTCCCGAGCCCGGGCCGAATTCTTCAACGCCATCAAAAACTGA
- a CDS encoding chymotrypsin family serine protease has translation MSFGESDFNENAEIRPSADEGGGFDTPPTPEGQVSDSDSEFDPPPFGDEEGGEAIESSAAADRVREIKSQIEQRLAEAASSNAMSLASARHLDSAGVQGVGISGGVIPGEPSLIVYVESDADQEQVRREIVDTMGVQAASSDDMPMEIEVTGEIVPYTTNRSKFRPAPAGASVGHYKITAGTIGGWARGRDRTRRRRLLMVSNNHVLANSNDARFGDSIIQPGPADQGVNPADRIAILERFVPIDFNAGAINLVDAATGWCWPSRVRRDHVYHRGGSTARYFKIGNSVIEPSVNLVVGKTGRTTDLTQGTIRATGVSINVNYGAAGVAHFRDQFSVRSTTSGTFSAGGDSGSIVWQWRSGLPPVGLLFAGGGGTTFCNRISRVVSALDITLYELS, from the coding sequence ATGAGCTTCGGTGAGAGCGACTTCAATGAAAACGCAGAAATCAGACCCTCTGCGGACGAGGGAGGCGGGTTCGATACGCCGCCGACGCCCGAAGGCCAGGTGAGCGACTCCGACTCGGAATTCGACCCGCCGCCGTTTGGTGATGAGGAGGGCGGCGAGGCGATCGAATCGAGTGCCGCGGCCGATCGGGTGCGCGAGATCAAATCACAGATCGAACAGCGGCTCGCCGAGGCGGCATCCTCCAATGCGATGTCGCTGGCCAGCGCACGGCATCTCGACAGCGCCGGTGTCCAAGGCGTCGGAATCTCCGGTGGCGTCATCCCCGGTGAACCCAGTCTGATCGTGTATGTCGAGAGCGACGCCGACCAGGAACAGGTCCGTCGCGAGATCGTCGACACGATGGGAGTCCAAGCCGCATCGAGCGATGACATGCCGATGGAGATCGAGGTCACCGGTGAGATTGTGCCGTACACGACGAATCGATCGAAGTTTCGGCCGGCTCCGGCAGGCGCCTCGGTCGGTCACTACAAAATCACCGCCGGCACGATCGGAGGCTGGGCCCGCGGTCGTGATCGTACCCGTCGACGACGTCTGCTGATGGTTTCCAACAATCACGTCCTGGCCAACTCGAATGATGCCCGGTTCGGCGATTCGATCATCCAACCGGGACCGGCCGATCAGGGCGTGAACCCCGCCGATCGCATCGCCATTCTGGAGCGTTTTGTGCCGATCGACTTTAACGCCGGTGCCATCAACCTGGTCGACGCCGCCACCGGATGGTGCTGGCCCAGTCGCGTCCGGCGTGACCACGTCTACCATCGTGGCGGTTCGACGGCACGTTATTTCAAAATCGGCAATTCGGTGATCGAACCGTCGGTCAATCTGGTTGTGGGAAAGACCGGGCGAACGACCGACCTGACCCAAGGAACCATCCGCGCCACGGGTGTCTCGATCAACGTCAATTATGGGGCCGCGGGTGTGGCGCATTTTCGCGACCAGTTCTCCGTGCGATCGACGACCTCCGGAACGTTCTCCGCCGGCGGGGACTCCGGTTCCATCGTCTGGCAGTGGCGGTCGGGGTTGCCGCCGGTCGGTCTGCTGTTTGCCGGTGGCGGCGGCACCACGTTCTGCAACCGAATATCGCGCGTCGTCTCGGCGCTCGACATCACGCTGTATGAACTCAGCTGA
- a CDS encoding GGDEF domain-containing protein, whose amino-acid sequence MSLHSSEPSAKYSDTQTFEAGTLRVDEGVMPADRQAPRRAFLNVIRSRADFGVNAFLEGRTVIGRSPTCTFPLHDLKVSGHHAAITPNGDGEFVLEDLNSTNGTRVNSTSVIGRRTLRDGDRIFVGETVIRFSLADELDIDFHSEVATLIGSDPLTDLPSKRRFDEALEFSLQTSQRRAIPLAVLMMDMDGVKQINDTYGHLYGAHVIGETGRLIAKVLGSRGQACRFGGDEFSAFLPGLDLEAALGIGEQIRVAVESAGFEKNGVALRPTISIGVACFPKTAADTLSLVTDADAALYRAKARGKNCVTS is encoded by the coding sequence ATGAGCCTCCATTCCTCCGAACCGTCTGCCAAGTATTCGGACACACAAACGTTCGAAGCCGGAACCCTCCGGGTCGATGAAGGGGTGATGCCTGCGGATCGCCAAGCCCCCAGGCGAGCGTTTTTGAATGTGATTCGCAGCCGCGCCGACTTCGGCGTCAATGCGTTTCTGGAGGGGCGAACGGTGATCGGCCGCAGCCCGACATGCACGTTTCCGCTGCACGACTTGAAGGTGTCCGGGCATCACGCCGCGATCACCCCCAACGGTGACGGCGAATTTGTTCTGGAGGATTTAAATTCCACCAATGGAACGCGTGTCAACTCCACGTCCGTAATCGGTCGCCGGACGCTGCGGGACGGTGACAGAATCTTCGTCGGGGAAACGGTGATTCGATTTTCCCTGGCCGACGAGCTGGACATCGATTTTCACAGCGAAGTCGCAACCCTCATCGGCAGCGATCCGCTGACCGATCTACCCTCCAAGCGTCGCTTTGACGAAGCGTTGGAGTTTTCGCTGCAGACTTCGCAACGCCGCGCGATTCCGCTGGCCGTTTTGATGATGGACATGGACGGCGTCAAGCAGATCAACGACACCTACGGGCATCTCTACGGCGCACACGTGATCGGTGAGACCGGGCGGTTGATTGCCAAAGTGCTGGGATCCCGTGGACAGGCGTGCCGGTTCGGCGGCGATGAGTTCAGCGCGTTCTTGCCCGGTCTCGACCTGGAGGCCGCACTCGGGATCGGCGAACAGATTCGCGTGGCGGTCGAATCGGCGGGATTTGAAAAGAATGGAGTCGCACTGCGGCCCACGATCAGCATCGGTGTGGCCTGCTTTCCCAAGACCGCTGCCGATACCCTGTCGCTGGTCACCGACGCCGACGCGGCACTCTATCGGGCCAAAGCACGTGGGAAAAACTGCGTGACCTCGTAG